Genomic DNA from Salvia miltiorrhiza cultivar Shanhuang (shh) chromosome 1, IMPLAD_Smil_shh, whole genome shotgun sequence:
TGTCGCAGACACTTGATTTCACGTTGTTAGGGATCCACTCGACGAAGTAGGAAGAGTTCTTGTTTTGGACATTGATCATCTGCTCGTCCACTTCCTTGGTGCTCATTTTGCCCCTGAACATGGCTGAGGCAGTGAGGTAACGTCCATGGCGTGGATCAGCTGCGCACATCATGTTCTTGGAATCCCACATTTGTTGGGTGAGCTCAGGAACAGTGAGAGCGCGGTATTGCTGGGAACCACGGGATGTTAGGGGGGCAAATCCGACCatgaaaaagtgcaagcgggGGAATGGAATCAAGTTGACAGCAAGCTTTCGCAGGTCAGAGTTGAGCTGACCCGGGAAGCGGAGGCAGCATGTAACTCCACTCATGGTCGCCGAGATTAAGTGGTTTAGATCACCAACTGTACCAAGAAGACATGGGAAAGATGTGAGCAAGAATTTTTGGTGTTCTTGAGGACTAAAATCTAGGCGTAGCTACTTAACCAAAATAGCAACAATTATCACATCAGTGCATGCGTAGCATACATAAACAGAGACATGTAAGTGTGAAACATAAAGGATTCAGCAAAATAATGCACTTCATGAGGTAGGGAAATCATCATAATACAAGATGTCTGTTCACGGTTAATGCATAACAAGCATCAAATCAAAGATATGGTAATACTGCTCGAACTAACATCAAGATACCTAGCACACTAGTTGTACAAAAATCAATGCCATTACACATAATTACAATCACCCATGCACTTCATAAGTGTAATATATAGATAGCCAACTAGAGCTGCAAAAAGATTTTTAAGGTAAAATTAGAAGGAAAGTTGTTTTCTCCTCCTGAATGGGATTAGAATCAGAAAAATCAACAGGCAAAAAACCAAACAAATGCATCAGGTCAGGAGGAAAATGCATAAAAGATGCGTGCAAAACCAGTAAATATACTCACAGCTAGGAGTGGTGAGCTTCAGTGTCCTGAAACAAATATCATACAGAGCTTCGTTGTCAAGAACCATGCATTCATCTGCATTCTCTACAAGCTGATGCACTGAGAGTGTAGCATTATAAGGCTCgaccactgtatctgagacctTAGGAGAAGGGAACACAGAGAAAGTAAGCATCATCCGATCAGGGTATTCTTCCCTGATCTTTGAGATCAACAGGGTACCCATTCCAGAACCAGTTCCCCCACCAAGAGAGTGGCAAACTTGAAAACCTACAAAAATAAAGCAAAAAACTCAGACAATCGGCCAATCATGTTCAGAATTAATATATTGCCTATCTAGATGCCCGAATACGATAGCATATCAATCAACAAAGCTTAACCATATAGGAAATCCACATAGTTATGTGAACTAGTGAATAAATTCCATAACTCAATCATGTTTCAAGCTCAAGCAATTTACCTTGAAGGCAGTCACAGTTCTCagcctcctttctcacaacatCAAGAACAGAGTCAATCAGCTCAGCACCCTCTGTGTAGTGTCCTTTAGCCCAGTTGTTCCCAGCACCAGACTGACCAAAAACGAAGTTATCAGGCCTGAAGATCTGGCCGTATGGACCAGTGCGGACACTGTCCATGGTTCCAGGTTCCAGATCCATCAGCACTGCACGAGGCACAAACCTACCACAAGATGCTTCATTGTAGTATACATTGACACGCTCCAATTGCAAATCAGATGTCCCAACATATCGTCCAGTTGGATCAATTCCATGCTCATCACAGACCACCTCCCAAAACTTTGAACCAATCTGGTTTCCACATTGCCCACCCTGAACGTGAAGgatttctctcatttttcctgtaaaggaaaaaaaataagggaGACAAAACAGGATCATGAATAACATTACTGTTTTTTTGCACAAGTGCAAGCTAACAAAATTCAATGCTGTCCTATAAAATATTCAGTAGTGGATACTGAAGAGTTCATATAAATCCAAGGGAAATATCTAGAGTTTCTCCCAATTTCACTATTATTCATGTAACACAATTTCTAAAGCATAAAGATATTTTAACTAGACCATTTCAGACTACAACACGATAAAAATTTACATAATGGAATCATTCATAGCACTACTTAACACATACCGAGTCATAGACTCAAGAGCCAAAACACAGAGCAACAAACACATAACTAACAGAAACTTATATGAATCATGTTCAATTATTCACAGGTGCAACTATAAACAACTGAATCACTCTTAACAGATCTTGCAGAGCATAAAAAACGACGCATAATTAGACCTAGGCGAGTAATAATCCTCAAAATTTACCAGATCCGCACATATTCGTGTACACACGTCAAACATTGCAAACTAAAAGCGATCCGAAATAGACAATTGTAGTAACACTAAAGGAACTACTCAAAAAAACGTGAAGCTAATTTTGATCTACCAACATTTTCTCACACCTAAACGTTCCGCCGACAATTTCATGTTCGAGCAGTAAGATTTGAAAAACGTAAAGTCCAATAACGATATACCAGCATTCTCTCATTCAAAAAATTCAAATCCACCAATAATTGTTTATACGAGTGGTAGGATAACTAAAATTTTAGTGCAAAAACCTACTTAGAAATGTTTCCAGAATCTTATACCAGAAGGCAGAGCACGAAAAATACCTGTAAGATAGCGAGACGAAACCCAAAATTCGAGAACAGATCGATCAacaagagagaggagagagcaaGTGTGAGAGTGAGAAAAAATGTCGAACTAAATGAGGTGTTTTATATTTGAGGAGGCATGATCGACGGTTCATAATGTTTCCCTCCTATTTCCATTGAAATATCAACACCGTAGGATTTAGAGAGTGGACGGTCGAGATTGATTTGGACAGTTAAGAAGAAATACTCGGGTTTAATTTTGAAAGCTCGAGGTAAATTGCTGTGACTGATGTGCCCTTTGATGAAAGACGGAAGTACCCTTTAACTAAGGGAgccataattaataattaattattgcggaCTACTAATACGATGTTGACTTACATtctaattatttgaatttgatgattatttcttgcttcttcaaaataattcaataacgataaaaacaaaatatatgttTGATTGGTTCATCTTTTTCATTTAACTATGCACTTGACATTTTGTAGTTGGTTTGTAAGCATAAATATTAAGACTCGTTGGAATTTAACTCAAGATATGTATTGTAAAATAATAGACGATTGATAGCATATACTTATATTTGGTagttaaaatatgaaatgtagAATAGATGAATGACTTGTTTGATATCCTATATTAAAATCcaaattaaatgaataaattacagttatattataaatttaaac
This window encodes:
- the LOC131003486 gene encoding tubulin beta-1 chain; protein product: MREILHVQGGQCGNQIGSKFWEVVCDEHGIDPTGRYVGTSDLQLERVNVYYNEASCGRFVPRAVLMDLEPGTMDSVRTGPYGQIFRPDNFVFGQSGAGNNWAKGHYTEGAELIDSVLDVVRKEAENCDCLQGFQVCHSLGGGTGSGMGTLLISKIREEYPDRMMLTFSVFPSPKVSDTVVEPYNATLSVHQLVENADECMVLDNEALYDICFRTLKLTTPSFGDLNHLISATMSGVTCCLRFPGQLNSDLRKLAVNLIPFPRLHFFMVGFAPLTSRGSQQYRALTVPELTQQMWDSKNMMCAADPRHGRYLTASAMFRGKMSTKEVDEQMINVQNKNSSYFVEWIPNNVKSSVCDIPPRGLSMASTFIGNSTSIQEMFRRVSEQFTAMFRRKAFLHWYTGEGMDEMEFTEAESNMNDLVSEYQQYQEATADDEGEYEDEEEEVLED